TTGCAGAACCATTGCGACAAGATGAAGTACGACGAATACCGGAAAGCCGGGTTGCCGATCACGTCGAGTTACGTGGAGTCGGCGGTGAAGCAATTCAATCAGCGGGTCAAAGGGACGGAAAAGTTCTGGTCGGAGGATGGGGCCGAGGCAATTCTGGAACTCCGTGGAGAATATCTGAGCGATTCAAAACCCCTCGACGGGTACTGGCAGCGAAAGCAGGAAAACGAGACCGGAACTCGGAAATACGACATGGCTGCGTGAGCGCAAACCATGTCGCACACCCGCCCACTTCGCCCGCTGACTACCGACGAACGAACGGAACTCACGGCCCTCAGCCACGCTCAATCGGCCCCTGCGATCGAAGTGACCCGTGCGATTCTCCTTCTGCTCGTGAGCAATGGGCACTCGTACCAGTGTGCGGCCCGCGAGACCGGCCGCAAGAGCGGGGATGCGGTCGCCCATCTGGTGGCCCGGTTCAACACGGACGGCTTGGCGGCCGTCACGCCCCGACACGGCGGCGGGCGGGCATCGATCGACGACACGGACGCCCGCACGCGCATCCTGCGGGAAGCCAACCGGACCCCGACTCCTCAGCACGACGGCACCGCGACCTGTTCGTTGACCCTGTTGCGCAAGGCACTACGAGCGGCCCCCGATGGGCTCCCGCGGGTGTCGTGTCGACGTACACGATCTGGCGGGTTCGGCAGGACGCACGGTTTACCTACCAGCGAACCCGCACCTGGTGTCCAACGGGTCAGGCCATCCGCAAACGCAAAGCTGGGGTGGTGACGGTCACCGACCCGGAAATCGAGTCGAAAAAAATTGATTGAGGACGCCGACACCTTGGGTCAGTCGTTGGGTCTGGAGGTGTGGTGCGAGGACGAGGCCGGCCCGTTCCAGGCGATCCCCCAGCCCGGAGCGTCGTGGCAGCCGGAGGGCAGCCCCGCCAGACAGCCACACGAATACATTCGCAACGGCACCGCCAAGATACTGACACTCTTCCACCCGGCGGATGGGCAGGTCCGGATCCCGGGGGCAGCGACGTGTCCCAATACGGTGTTGCACCCGTGGCTGGAGAGGGAACGGACGGCCATTCTGGCCGCCTTGCCTCCACTGCTGCCGACGGCGGATCCGTCACGGGCCGCATGGGAACGATGGCTACGAGGACTCCAGCAACCGATCACGTTGCCGGTCGTCTTGCCGCCGCGGAGGGTGTTGTTGGTGCTGGACAATTTGGCCGGCCACAAAAGCGTGGCGTTGGTGATGTGGTTATTCGCTCATGGAATTATGCCCTTGTACACCCCAGTCAGCGGATCGTGGCTGAACATGGCCGAGAGCATCCAGAGGGTATTAAAAACTCACATTCCGCACCCCTGGAATCGGGTTGGCGGTGACAGAATAACGCGGTCATGGCATCCTCGGTCCTTCCGGCAACGCGTCAGGGAGGCTGAGGATGAACGCGCCGACGCGGTTTGATACCGAAGTCATTGGGTCGCTGCCGATTCTGATCGCTTATCTGGATCGGCTCAAACTGGCCGAGACGATCGACCGCGTCGTGCCCTGGGAAGGCGAGATCCCGCTCGGCACGTTGACCGCGGTGCTGGTGCTCAATCGCTTGCTCAACCCCAAAGCGATGTTTCGCATTGAGGACTGGGCCCAGACCTCGGGCGTCGCGGCTTACTACGGTCTGGAACCCAATCAACTCAACGATGATCGCCTGGGCCGAGCTTTGGAACGCCTGGCGACTCATACCGACACGATCCAGGCTCCGTTGGTGTTGCAGGCGGTCAAGGCGTTTGCCTTGGATGTGTCGCAGATTCACTACGACCTCACCAGCATCGAATTCTCCGGCGCTTACGAACCGGCCGTCGCCCGTGCCACGCCCTCGGAAGGCGCAACGCCCGCAACGTCCGCCCCGCAGCCGACCTATGGCCGCAGCAAGAGTGGCCGCAAGCATGTCAAGCAAGTCCAGGCCGGCATCAACGTCACCGGAGACGGCGCGGTGCCGGTGTGTCACGCCGCCTTCGATGGCCACACGGCGGAATCGACCACGCATGCGGACAACGTGCGTCGTTTGAAAGAGATCTTGCCCACGAGCGAACTGTTGGACATTGCCGACAC
This portion of the Fimbriiglobus ruber genome encodes:
- a CDS encoding transposase, whose product is MLHPWLERERTAILAALPPLLPTADPSRAAWERWLRGLQQPITLPVVLPPRRVLLVLDNLAGHKSVALVMWLFAHGIMPLYTPVSGSWLNMAESIQRVLKTHIPHPWNRVGGDRITRSWHPRSFRQRVREAEDERADAV
- a CDS encoding IS1634 family transposase; this encodes MNAPTRFDTEVIGSLPILIAYLDRLKLAETIDRVVPWEGEIPLGTLTAVLVLNRLLNPKAMFRIEDWAQTSGVAAYYGLEPNQLNDDRLGRALERLATHTDTIQAPLVLQAVKAFALDVSQIHYDLTSIEFSGAYEPAVARATPSEGATPATSAPQPTYGRSKSGRKHVKQVQAGINVTGDGAVPVCHAAFDGHTAESTTHADNVRRLKEILPTSELLDIADTKRDTEENLWAIVDAKGTFLCGGAFNVGLQQRFLKHDRDLKPVTYWPKSQEKWAPDERDQYQAFELTERLGRIVDGNKQKHAYRVLFVWSESKERQEIQTRERHVAKIRAEFDAIQRNLNRDTLKDEKTILRRLEKAKGLYAEGSLFEYTLAGKQGSYTLTWGQNAMART
- a CDS encoding helix-turn-helix domain-containing protein, with the translated sequence MSHTRPLRPLTTDERTELTALSHAQSAPAIEVTRAILLLLVSNGHSYQCAARETGRKSGDAVAHLVARFNTDGLAAVTPRHGGGRASIDDTDARTRILREANRTPTPQHDGTATCSLTLLRKALRAAPDGLPRVSCRRTRSGGFGRTHGLPTSEPAPGVQRVRPSANAKLGW